TGGTTTTGCCAAAGCGCTTGGTCTTGCCCTTGACATTGACCACGGACACGCCGGTGACTTCCACCTTGAAAAGCAGCTCGACTGCCGCCTTGATCTCCGGCTTGGTCGCGCCCTGCAGCACCTTGAAAGTCACCACGTTCGACTTTTCCGACACCATGGTGGCCTTCTCCGACACCACCGGGGCGATCAGCACCTGCATCAGACGACCTTCATCGAATTTGGACGTGCTCATGCAAACATCTCCTTGAGCTGGTCAATGGCGCCCTTGGTGACGAGAACCTTCTTGTAGTGCACCAGCGAAACCGGGTCGGCGTAGCGCGGTTCGACCACGAACACGTTCTTCAGATTGCGTGATGCCAGGTACAGGTTCTCGTCCACCTCTTCGGCGATCACCATGACGGAATCGAGGTTCATTGCCTTGAAGCGGCTGGCAAGCGCCTTGGTCTTCGGCGAATCGAGCTTGATCGAATCGACCACCGCCAGGCGCCCCTCGCGCACCAGCTGCGAGAAGATGGAAGCCATGCCGGCGCGGTACATCTTCTTGTTGAGCTTGTGCGTGAAATTCTCGTCCGGCAGGTTCGGGAAGATGCGACCGCCCCCACGCCACAAGGGCGAGGAGGTCAT
This portion of the Comamonas flocculans genome encodes:
- the rplW gene encoding 50S ribosomal protein L23; its protein translation is MSTSKFDEGRLMQVLIAPVVSEKATMVSEKSNVVTFKVLQGATKPEIKAAVELLFKVEVTGVSVVNVKGKTKRFGKTTGRRDNVRKAYVHLKEGQDLNLSGEAA
- the rplD gene encoding 50S ribosomal protein L4, producing the protein MQLELLDEQGNAASKVDVPETVFDRQYNEDLIHQVVVAYRANGRQGTRAQKDRQQVRHSTRKPFKQKGTGNARAGMTSSPLWRGGGRIFPNLPDENFTHKLNKKMYRAGMASIFSQLVREGRLAVVDSIKLDSPKTKALASRFKAMNLDSVMVIAEEVDENLYLASRNLKNVFVVEPRYADPVSLVHYKKVLVTKGAIDQLKEMFA